The region ATCAAATATTATGTTACAAGTCATAAAACGTAGTACATCATTTCAAGTTCACATGATAATTCTATTGGGGAATCACTGACTTATCGAACTAGGAAAAAATAAGTTCTATTACACGTTTcgtttaagaaattgatataaCAAGAAAAAACCAtacttgaaagttgaaacacTAGTGTGGGACCAACTTTGAGAGAGTTTTTAAATCAGATATTAGGTGGTCAAACTTGTTAAACAGACATTTCTAACCGAAACTGGCATATATAATCACATTACCATACAACAATTTATTGCATCTTCTGCGAAAATCACAATGTGACAAACATTATTTCTCTTGGGCGTTTATTTCCTTAAGAATGTAAGTGAGAAAGAAGCTTAACATCGCAGAAGTAGTATGCCCATAATGAAAGGTTAAAAGTTCAGATACAGACTACAAAAATCATGCCTTGAACTTCTGCGACAATCTCTCCACTCCTTCTTTCCAGTCTCCAGCAACGCGCTTTGCACCCTCCTTAACAGCTGAAGTCAATCCGGCTGAGTTACGCTGAATGCCTTGTAAAGAAGTGTCCCACTTTGATTTTCCAGAATCATTTAGCTCCACTGCCTTTTTCTTCAAGCTAGATATGAATTCAACTATCATCTCAATGATTTTTGTTATTGTCTCTTTGCTTTTCACTCTTACTTCATCTGCCATTTTCTTAAGTTTGTCCACGAGGTTCTCAGACCTCTCAATGGATTCTTCGACAGAGAACTGCTTTCCAGCAGCAATCCATGTATCTCCAGCTTCAGCTTCCTCACGTAAGTCGTTGTCGACCACAACTTTTATGCCTTGTTGCTCCCATCGTTCTCTAGCCTCATCCAGGGCCTTTGCTTGCGCCCTTGCCTTTTTTGCCTCATCTTCAGCCCAAGCCCTGCACAAAAATACTTGACAAGTTATTCCAACTCATTTGATAGATCTCGAACGATCGTTCAAATGATCACAAGGGGTGGAggagaaaatattttcaaaagagTCTGAATAGAATAATAAGATGGACACTGCAGAAGACAAATCGACAATAAGGAGCTTCCATCATTATGCCAGAAAATAAGTTATTTTACCAAGTCCCTAATATTCAATCCTTAAAGTACTCTAAGCGCATGTTTGATAGGGTAGATAACTCATCTAGGGGATGGAATTTTGTGaacaaaaatgacatttttggtCATAATTCCATCCCTAGATGAGTTTAGTCTAGCATGAAACTAGGCCAACAAGAAAAAAAGTGGTCAAGCACACTAGTATTGCAAAGATTGTTATGACGAGCACAGACTTCCTAAGTAGAACCATCATAATTCTATTAtgttgaatttaaaaaaagtttatttccccaaaattcataattgTAATAAGAACGCTAAACCTTTTTCATAAGGAAAAGATGATATGAATTTCTCACCGTGCCATGGATAAGGCTTTGCGCTCAACTTCCAGCTCATATTGTAACCGTGTTAGTTCCTGACTCTCCTTTTCGGCATCTCTCCGAAGTTTATTCAGCCTTTCTTTCTCATATGAAGTCTCCATTTTATCAGTCATAAGGACCTGCAATTGTTCCTCCACTTCTCTTCTTAATCTAGAGAAAATTTCTAACTCTGAATCAACAGCAGCACGCTCCTTCATTAATGAAAGACTTTCCTCCTCCCTTGCAGCACTCAGTCTCTCCACTTCTCTTCTAGCTTCCTCAGCCAATTTCTCAACAGCATTGATCTTTTCCCTTTCCAGGGAAAGCTCCTTCTCAAAACTTGCATTTAGATCCTTCTCAACTTGAGCAACTAGAGCACTGTGCTCAGAAACAGCATTCTCTGCCATAGTTTCTGCTTCAATCCGTGCAAGTTCATCACTAACAATAGCAAAAGCATCCCCAGTTGAAAGTGCAATGGCGGCCTGGGCTTTTGTAACAGGTTTTTCTGGCTGGAAAAGTCTTGTATATCCTGTCATGTAATGCTAATTGTAAAGAGGGAACACGTACTTTAGAAACATAATTCCCAAACAAGAAAACTCACCAAATGCAAGAGTTATAATACCCTGATCTCCAGCTGCTATGTCCGCTACCACTGCAGGCCATGCATCTGGGTTAATCTTGTCAATATCCATGAATCCAGTTAACTGCTGCAAGATCTTAACTCCACATATAACGAAAGAAAACAGAGTTAGCAAAAAGTTCATCAACAACTCGTGTAAATAAAGAGTAAGTTATATTCTATCAATATGTGATAACCTTTTTGTCAACCGCTGGTAGCTGCCTTTTTTCAAGAGCCATCTTCCAACTCACAAGATCTTGACGAGATAAGGAGCTGTTAAaagaacaaaatttgaaaaatggaAAATGATACAAATATTTAACAAGATTAGCAAATAAGCCAAATGGTTATATCAATTCCATTAGAAAGCATAACAACTTCACATCAAGGATAACCGGAAAAATTAACAATAAGACCGGGAACAAAATTTAGGGACAGATTCAAATCTGAATGATGATGTCATCCAATGGAAGCCACCACCAACACAAGAATGGCGAGAGCGGACAAATAATCCTAAACTTTCAACTTACAAAAGATTCAATGTGAGGAAAATAGAGGGACAATGAGAAATAAAATTTGCACCCATGAATCTAGAATGTCCAAGATAAAGGGAAGCATTCATCTTTATCATTATAAATCCAATTTGTCAATTTTATAGTTAAATAGTTGAAAATTTGAAGTCATCAATCACAAGCAATTTAACTGTTTATATACACCTTTCAGGAGAGAAATATAACGGACTAGTATCTTCTTTGCCGTATGATTGCATGTCATGTCTTGAAAGCTTGCTGGCAATAAGTCCAGCCTCTGCCAAGCCTGAAAACATGTGAACTCATTCAGacatcaatatataaaaaacaaatagttGGACGTTCAGAGCTATGGATTGTGACCGAAAAGTTAGATTTCACCTTGAATGAATGGGAAATCAGGGTCTTCAGGTGTAATGTCATCAAAGGCAAGTTCAGAAACATTTTCGATGTACATAGCAGGATAAACTTTGGAAGTTGTGTTCCTACAATAATTCCAACTACTCGAGATTAATATGAATGCTACATTACTTTGAGATTCATTTCTAATAGGCTAATATATGTCTTATTAGAACAACTTAAACCTGGAAAGAGCACTACTGGCTTGAATTAGCCAACGAGCATATTCCCGTCGTGTACATAAGTCTCCAGGTTGAACACAATCTTCAATGACCTAATAAGCACAAAATCTTTTACACTTGGGAATGTGTAACCAAATCCCATCTTGTGCAGAATTCAGTATCTAAAGCAATATTCAACAAACCTTTAAGACTTGCAAAGCAGAAAATACTTGACTTTGAAGTTGATCAACAATAGCAGGAACCAAAACCTTCCCTGAAGGGGACTGCAGAGCTGGAGAGACAAGAGATGGAGCAGGTATGCCAGCTGAAGTGAAATAATTTCCAGGAACCGTAGAGTCAAAAAGGGGTTGGCTAACAATGTCATTTTGATTGTTTTGAAGATTTTGATATCCAGATTGATTGGAGTCTTCTGGTAAAGGTGTCCCAGTCAATACAGTTCCATTTAATGTTTTCTCTACCGACATTTCAACATTTTGATTAAT is a window of Salvia splendens isolate huo1 chromosome 3, SspV2, whole genome shotgun sequence DNA encoding:
- the LOC121794681 gene encoding uncharacterized protein LOC121794681 isoform X2, which translates into the protein MSRRSTTRIGEQMEQLTAEQEESLSFDDKQNQVEGDKYGKEVEMLDSNTAESMTGKDGDPLSINENIDAIESRVSEDTGLRQSSEEGGGFGPVDVQTESTVSSNMVSPEATDKHPLHDINGDSSPIEPALDKPADASTLEPSEFVADSENSFTDSMNRLSNLNQESSLLLNPSSVGSSISNTSNESESNAIIGTSITQEELLKSGDVLSIMDVEPSKELLTIDVISRKNDEVSINQNVEMSVEKTLNGTVLTGTPLPEDSNQSGYQNLQNNQNDIVSQPLFDSTVPGNYFTSAGIPAPSLVSPALQSPSGKVLVPAIVDQLQSQVFSALQVLKVIEDCVQPGDLCTRREYARWLIQASSALSRNTTSKVYPAMYIENVSELAFDDITPEDPDFPFIQGLAEAGLIASKLSRHDMQSYGKEDTSPLYFSPESSLSRQDLVSWKMALEKRQLPAVDKKILQQLTGFMDIDKINPDAWPAVVADIAAGDQGIITLAFGYTRLFQPEKPVTKAQAAIALSTGDAFAIVSDELARIEAETMAENAVSEHSALVAQVEKDLNASFEKELSLEREKINAVEKLAEEARREVERLSAAREEESLSLMKERAAVDSELEIFSRLRREVEEQLQVLMTDKMETSYEKERLNKLRRDAEKESQELTRLQYELEVERKALSMARAWAEDEAKKARAQAKALDEARERWEQQGIKVVVDNDLREEAEAGDTWIAAGKQFSVEESIERSENLVDKLKKMADEVRVKSKETITKIIEMIVEFISSLKKKAVELNDSGKSKWDTSLQGIQRNSAGLTSAVKEGAKRVAGDWKEGVERLSQKFKA
- the LOC121794681 gene encoding uncharacterized protein LOC121794681 isoform X1, encoding MNAVATTAFCPTSFQLKFAFARRKPKLAFVQTRLPKIDRRRVELASHVVRSSTVNGNGLERRSPDNSSWTNSNSAADDFSGWATGDAEKRSGDPKPKKSLVGILAGGVAGVILVAGITLAAFSMSRRSTTRIGEQMEQLTAEQEESLSFDDKQNQVEGDKYGKEVEMLDSNTAESMTGKDGDPLSINENIDAIESRVSEDTGLRQSSEEGGGFGPVDVQTESTVSSNMVSPEATDKHPLHDINGDSSPIEPALDKPADASTLEPSEFVADSENSFTDSMNRLSNLNQESSLLLNPSSVGSSISNTSNESESNAIIGTSITQEELLKSGDVLSIMDVEPSKELLTIDVISRKNDEVSINQNVEMSVEKTLNGTVLTGTPLPEDSNQSGYQNLQNNQNDIVSQPLFDSTVPGNYFTSAGIPAPSLVSPALQSPSGKVLVPAIVDQLQSQVFSALQVLKVIEDCVQPGDLCTRREYARWLIQASSALSRNTTSKVYPAMYIENVSELAFDDITPEDPDFPFIQGLAEAGLIASKLSRHDMQSYGKEDTSPLYFSPESSLSRQDLVSWKMALEKRQLPAVDKKILQQLTGFMDIDKINPDAWPAVVADIAAGDQGIITLAFGYTRLFQPEKPVTKAQAAIALSTGDAFAIVSDELARIEAETMAENAVSEHSALVAQVEKDLNASFEKELSLEREKINAVEKLAEEARREVERLSAAREEESLSLMKERAAVDSELEIFSRLRREVEEQLQVLMTDKMETSYEKERLNKLRRDAEKESQELTRLQYELEVERKALSMARAWAEDEAKKARAQAKALDEARERWEQQGIKVVVDNDLREEAEAGDTWIAAGKQFSVEESIERSENLVDKLKKMADEVRVKSKETITKIIEMIVEFISSLKKKAVELNDSGKSKWDTSLQGIQRNSAGLTSAVKEGAKRVAGDWKEGVERLSQKFKA